In Pan paniscus chromosome 15, NHGRI_mPanPan1-v2.0_pri, whole genome shotgun sequence, the sequence ATGCCCATAAAAAATGTGAAGGGCTGGGGACTGggagtggtttttctttttacaacAAAATGTACAGATTACTAAAAACTAGGCATTTAGTCCAACTTTTGACAGCGTTTTACAGCTACAAGTTCACATTAAACAAACTATTTTCGCGGAGGGCGGTCGCCGCTGAGCCTAGGCGGCCAGAGGGTGCCGGGGAGGGGGCACTTCCTTTGTGTCAGTGACAAGTGGGTTATGTTGAAGACTCTTTCCTCTCCCCAGCTCCCGTcctcccttcaaaaaaaaaaaattcctggtaTTTACAAGCGAGTCCACTTTGCTGGCAGAGTGTGCCCAGAGTGAAGTTTGGTCTTTAGAGTCCAGAGCCGTGTCAGCACAGAGCCCTCTCCAATCTGTGCCCCGCCCTAGCGTGGGAAACCCATTTGAATCACCAAAAAGACACCCCCAAAGCTGTTTTATGCCCTTCTCTGCTTAAAGATTCCTTGAGATTGGATGCGcttggttgttttcattttctttttttttaaaaaaaaacccacaaattttagggggggaaaaaaaagaaagacgtCCAGCAGTTTggcctttgtggtttttttgttccTTGGTCTAAACGCGGCCAGGTTGTTAAGAAAAGTCGAAGCGCGTGGAGCAGCGGTGGATGGTGGTCTGTGTGGCGGGCAGGAGGGAAGCGGTGAGGCAGAGCGCTGGGCTAGGGCCGGCCCGGCGTCCTCTCACCAGGTCCGACCGTATAGCAAGGTGGAGCAGGACATGGTGCCGTAGTCCGAGCCCGAGGAGTTCAGGTGGGACAGGCTGGATACCTGGCCCTGCAGCGCCGCGGGGCTGGCGGCGTGGTGCGCCAGGTCCGGAGACTGGCCTGCGCTGCCTGGCTGGTGGCCCGGGTGTGCGCCAAGGCCGGCGCCACCGCTGCCCACGGAGATGGCCGCTGCCGCCGCCTGCGCGGCCTGCGCCTGCTGCTGCGCCTGCTGCTGCGCGTGGCCTTGTAGGCTGGCGGCGCCCGGCGCGGGGGCACCCGCCTGGCACGGTTTGCCGTCTTTCACCAGGACCGGCACCGCCACACGTCGCGGCGACTGCTGCTGAGCCTGTTGCTGCTGCGGGCACCCAgcgcccccgccgcccccgccgccgccgctgtcCTGCTGCAGTTGCTGCTGCGCCGCCTTGTCCTTGGCCTGGCGCTTCATTTTGTAGCGGTGGTTCTGGAACCAGATCTTGACCTGCGTGGGCGTCAGGTGGATCATGCTGGCCAGGTGCTCGCGCTCCGGCGCCGACAGGTACTTCTGTTGCTTGAAGCGTCGCTCCAGCTCGTACACCTGCGCCTGCGAGAAGAGCACCCGGCGCTTCCTGCGCGGCGCGCTTGGCAGCGGGGCCATGTTCTTGCTCACGTCCCCCAGCGAGCCCAGGCCGCCCATGCCGCTCATGTTCATGCCGCTCGCCGGGCCCATGAAGCGGGAGACTGTAAGCGACAAACGCATAGCGTCGGCCGGGGCCAGGCCGAGCCAGGCCACCCCTGTTTTCCGCGCCATTGGCCCGCCCGGCCCGCCCCAACCGACGGCGCCCTCCTGACCCAGGCAGCCTAGCGCTGGGGCCCAAGAGGCCCATCCGCGGGGAACTGCCAGCGCCTGCCCCAGGCCGTACCGTCGAGGGGGCTGTACTGGAGCGCTCACAGCCCCAACCCTGGCTGCCCTCCCTCAGTCTCAGTTCCCTCTTTCGAACCAAAAGACGCAGTGGGGGAAAGGCCGCTTCTGCTCCTTTCGTGCCCAGCCCGGGTCAGAGCATTAGGATTAGCTGGCCACAGGCGGCGAACTGGGCTCAGGCCGGGAGCTGGGGTCCGACGGTAGACCCCAGTTTGGAGAGGTTAGGAGAGGGGGTGTTGACTTCCAAAAGCTGGAGCCCCCAGACGCTTTGCCTCTTGGCTTCTCTCCTGTCAGGCCCCAGTGAGGGCACCTGCTCGGACCCTTAGAGTCCCCTCTGGAACTGCGAGTCCTCCCACCTGCCCAGACTCCGCTGGAGAGAGGGCCGGGCCGGGCGCTCGAGTGCCTCCCAACAgggcagcctccctcctggcccgGTCTAGCCTCTCCGCGCTCTGCTCGCCCCTGCTTCTTGAGCTCGGGGTCGCTTCCCTCGGCTCCCCGAGGTCTTCTGCGCCGAGCAGAGCTGCCAGTCCACCGCGCCTAGGAGACGCCGAGTACCCGCATCTGACCGCAGGACCCCAGCGCTACCAAGTGCCTGTTCTTGGACCCCCAGCCGAGCAGGGGGAAGCATCCCCAGCTCCCGCACCCAAGTCCCTGGCGCCGCTGCCGGGCCGCCCTCCCTGATGCCCAGCGCGCAGCCTGCCGGCGCCGCGCCTTCTGGACGGCTCTCGCCgcacctcctgagctcagcccGCGGCCCCGCAGTGGGGCGGCCTCACTTACTGGCCGGGAAGCGCGGGTCTGGGTTGGCGCCGTACCATCCGGGGCCAGAGGCGCTGTTCCTCATGGTGTCCTGGTACGGCGGCAGCtcgctcatgttgcccaggttgccgTTGCAGTAGCCCCCCACGGCGGAGTGCGAGAGCTGGGGCACCCCCGCCGCCGTCATGTGGTAGGCGGCGGTGACGGCGCCGTGGTGCCCCACGGCGTGCTGCTGCATGGCCGCTGCTGGCGGTGCCGCCTGGCCCTGCCTGTACGCCGCCAGCGGAGCCCCGAGGCCGCCGCCCTCCATGCCCACTTTCTTGTAGCTTTCCTCCAGGGGACTCAAGATGTCAGACACTGAGAACGGAGTCGTGTGCTTTGGACTCATCGACATGATTCGGCGGCggctggaggaggaaggaagaggaggaaaaaaaagggagaggggGAAGGCGAAGCCtcgctgctttttttttctccctttgccAAATATTCTGGTGTTACCTTAACGCCGATCTTGTTGGATGTACACGTAACGGAGTGGACCGAGTCCTCCTTAATTGGCTTGAGTGGAGGCTCGGGGGCTGCCTCGCGTTTGTTTTAGCCCGGCGCCAGGTTTTAGGCAGCCACCAGAGGCGGGGCGTAAGCGCTAAAGCAACAAGACAATAGAAGCCTACATCTTGCCCGAGATAATTAGCTTACATGCTGATGACAAGGTAAACACCTTTAAGTTTCACTTGTCAGGATTTTTAGgtctcaaagagagagagaggcagagacgaGACCCAAAGCATTTCCCCCCTCCCTtggacacccccacccccatttttTGTGGGGTACCAGAGGAGCGcggggaggaggtggaggggaggggaaggaggagggaaccGAGAGCGGGGAGggcaggaggtggggtgggggagtaaCAGAGGAGGAGAGATGGTTGAGAGGAAGGAAGGTGAATGCTGCTTTGCAACCAACTTGCGGAGTTACAAAGTGGAACCACTTTCCAATTCGGTCGGGGTTCCCCGGGCACGGACAGGTCTTTAGGAGGAGGGGGCTGAGGGACAGGGTGGGGGTTTCACCTGAGCCTGCCGGGGCTGCTCCTCCCTCCCGCCGCGGCCTCCCAGCCCCGCGCCTTCCCACTGCCTCCGGACCACATCGGGCTTCGCTGCGCTGAGCCCCAGTCGCCAACAAATGAGCGAGCGAGTCTGGGGACGAACCCTGGGGCCGCACTGTTGGTCTACGTGTCTGTCAGTCTGTCTGCCTCTCTTCTGCCGCCGTCAGAGGGACACCTCTGCTCCCCGCCCCCTTTCCCCCTACCCGAGAGAATCCGAGCGGGCGGAGGGGGCGCTGAGTAGGGGATCGACTGCCTCCCGGAGGCTGTCCCGGATCCCCGAGCCACAACCCGCCCCCGCAGCTCAGGGGTTTTTCAGTGGGCCACCCCCGCTAACACGCCTCCCCCCAGGTCtttccccacccctacccccggCCGAGCAAACACAGCACTGGCCCCCAGAGCTGGGAGGATGGGAAGGGGTCTCACGGGAGGGTTCGTCACTGAAGTTGCCCCACCTCGAACAAACCTGGTGTCCCTGACCCTCGCCCATCTCCCAGACACGCGGGGATCTGGGGCTGGAGCTGACTTTCCGAGGACATCACAGCCCCAGCACCCAAGCCCAGAGCCACGCTGTTTTCCCCTCTGATGCTTCAGGGAGCGCGCGAGCAGGGAGCGGCGTGAGTGCCCGTCTGTCTGTTGCCGGGCGGAACTGAGCCTGAACCCCGGCGGCTGGAGCGCCGGCCAGGAGGGGGCGAATGCCGAGGTGCGGGCAGCTCAGCGGGCGGGAGGCTGGGCCGAGGCTCGCCTCCGCCCGCAGCTCAGCCATGCAAAAGTGCTCTTGCTTCCCGGGAATAaccaaatatctttgtttaaagtGGTAGCGTAAATGGCCAGTCGCTTTGTGGCCACGCTGGATATTAGTAGATGAGGATCATTCTGCTTCAATTGGGCGCCTCTCATCCGACGAGCAAGAAACTGCTTAGGAGGAAGAGGGTTTCCTGTCTGCGCGTTCCCAGGCTTCAAGTGTGGGCCCCGCGCCTTGAGGGTCCTTGGGCGCCTGGCGAGGGGGAGCTGTGGGCTGCGCTCCCCAGCGGAATCGGGGGTGTCCCCCCGCGTTGCTCCGGCCAGGCCAGGGCCTGCAGCCGAGTCGACTACCGAGTGGAGCACTGAACGGCGCGGATTTTGAGACCGACTCCGGTTTTTGTCTTTGGATTTTAAAcgtttttatcattgtttttgttttgctttctcctTAGCTGTTTTAGTCTCCTCTGCgcgccaggggctgggagggcgGAGCGCTCCCCGGCCGGCCCCGGCAGGTGCCTCCAAGACACCCGCGCTGGTCAAGGAGCTTCTTgaatttagtttttgttttcacattttctttccccTCCTTGTAGAGAAGGAGCTCCTGATCATGACGAACAGGCAGTTTTGAGCTACTTAATTCATCCGGGCTCCCTTTTTTTATTAATAGCAATTACAGTagagaaagttttatttatttttaaagatttcagcCCTCTCCTTGAAGAGAGCTCTTACTCCCTCAATACAAAGCCAACTTCTATAATAACATTCGCTTTTCTCACCGCCTACCTTCTTTACCAGGGGAAAGAAAGCTCAGGACACCCTCCGCCCTCCCACCTGCGCCCGCGTTTTTGTGCGGTCCCCACGGCAGAGCTGGGGAGGCCACCCTACGTTTGCGCAGGGAGACGCGCTCGCCGCTGGTATTGCGAAAGACCAGAGCGAAGCCCGGCTCCTTGCCCTTCCTTCCCAGGGGCTTCTCTGGGGGGCGCTCTCAGGCCCGGACGAACTGAGCATTGATCACTGTGGTGGCTAAGCAAGGAGGGGAGGCGACGCCGGGCTTAAGCGAACCACAGAGGAGAACTGGCAACGCTGAATACAGACCTTGTCTGTAGGCGCGACCTGGCCGGGCCTGAGTCCCGAATGGGGTCTAATTGCGAAGGCGGGGTGGGTTTCCCAGTCACCCAGCTTCTTTCTCTCACTCGCCATTATTTCATAGTTGTTTGTAAGTTTAAGGAACACCAAGTGTAGAATGTTGTACATCTCTTCCAGTCTCAACGCCATTTAGAAATGGAGATCAATCTTCACAAGGTTTTTGTGAGATTCAAGTAAGATGAAGCACATCAAAATGCTTTGAAAGCTTTGAATGTTTTTCAGCTCAGTGCCAGCACTGGAGATTGCGGTAGTTATTATCATGACTATCCCCACCCCCTCTTTAGGTCCCAAGACCTGAGTAAAAGGAAGAGTTGGGTGAATCTTCCACAGCCCCTAGGTCCTGTCTTCTCGGCCTTCGTCCCTTGGCAGCTTTTCAACCTCTCAGCAGGCCACAGGCGCACGTGGCTGGCAGCTCCCCGGCCTCCGGCTCTGACAGTCCGGGGGCAACCGGGCCTGCAGTTCTCCAGGAAACCCCCCGCCCCCCACGTCTCGTTCTGGACCAGGAACCCCCTCCCCAACAACCGCGCAGCAAGTGGCGACTCTGGGAGCTGAACTGGAGTGGAGCTCGAAGTGGCTGGGGCGGGCAAAGACTCCCGCTTCACTCTGGGACACAACTGGGACGGCgcttcaacctctgcctgcagGCGTGCTTCTCGTGCGCACCAGCAAGCTCTCTATCCACCTCGCCTGGGCCTTTGCAGCGCCCTGCCGCCCAGGCTCCAGCGCCTCTACTACCCTAGCCCCTTCTCAACACGCGGCTCTGCCTTCTTCCCCAGTACCACTGCACTGCCGAAAATAAGCCCGGAGACTAAGGCACCTTGTAGGGAAGAGAAGGACATCTGTATCTCCAAGCTTATCCAAGCAAAGGCCTCCAGAGTCCCTCCCATGGCCCGAAACACCTCCCTCTGACCGAAGAGCGTCCTTTCTTTCCGCCGCCTCCTGGACTCATCCTAAATAGGGCAGACCCGGGCTaaaccagtgatttttttttccatgaatacGAAGAACCCCGATTGCACTTTGCGAAGTCTGCGCGTATTCCTCTATCCCGCAACTAGCTTGCTCCCGGGTGGAGTGGGCACAGTGGGGAGCggtcagggcagggcagggcccaaCGCTGGCCCCTCGCGGAGCTTTCCCTGGCGCGGCCTCACACGGTCGCTGCCTCTATTCCGACCACGCTCTGCTTCGCTGGCTGCGGCTCCGCCAGGAATCCGAGGGGGCGCAGGCCCAGGCTCGGCCCTAGATGCGCGGAATCGCCATCAGCCTTTGCTTACACCAGCGTGGCCGCAGGGAaactcctttctctccctccagtGTCACTTTGCGAGACAAGAACAGAGGGCTCATACAAAAGAAGGCTAATTTGGGGTCTGTAGCTTGGACCAGGTGGAACTGTGAGGAGGAACCACCTGTCTCACCGCCCCACCCCCCAACTGCTTTTTCTAACTCCCTTTGTGGTCCTCCACACCTCTTTAGGGCGCTGAGCCACTCTGTCTCCTGGTAGTGTTATTTTGCTCCAAGTTTTATCGCAATTTTTGATTCACTCGACAGTATTTATTCAGCTAGGGCTCTGTGCCAGGGACTACGCAAGGCCTGAAAATTCAAACTTAATCTAGATGCAGCTCCTACTCACACGGAACTTACACATTCACAATAAATCACCCAAATAATATGTAGTTACTTTCTGACAGATGTTACTGCAGGATCCAGTGAGATAGAGAGGGTTGTAATGGAGATTCGTGTGTGGGTGTTTGCACCATTTCTTGATCTCTCAGCATTCCAAGGTCGTGAGAGGAGTCCTTGAGTGGAAGTCCGTCCTAGGTTTGAACCCTGGCTTTGCCTTTTTCCAGCTGTGCAGTACCGCTCTTGTGGGCTCCCGCCACACCCTGGAGTCACTCCCATCACAGCCAGAGTAAACCAGTGTGTGTTTTCTGGCTTCCCTCCTTGAGGGTGAGCCCCTGTTTTATCTATCTTTGAACCCCCCAGTGCCTCGAGAAACGCTAAGGAAACACAGCCTCCGAGCACCTGTTTCCTGAGCTGTAAAAAATGGTCACAACCTGCCCTGTGTACTGGCTTGGTTTGTGCTAGGGATCCaaacaattcaggatgagatcaTGTGCCTGAGTTTGTAGATCACAAAAGTCGCTAATAGAAGGAGTTATTCCTTCTGATTCTGTATTTTGGATTTAGAGAAACTGTGACTCTAGGCCTCTGACCTTCAACAAGAAACACTTGGGCCCCTCAGTTGCTCCCGCAGTCTCCCACAGCTAGGCACAGGCTTCTAAGCCGGGCTGAGCTGGGCTCGCGAGTGCCATCGAGGCAACCAGGCGCAGGGAGCGGAAGGCAGGAGTGTAACTGGGCGCTGGGGGGCGCTGCTCCGCAACCCCAAGATCCGAGGAATGCCTCCGGGGGATGATTTCTCTCTGGAGGGGTCTCGCAGGGCCCCCTCTGCGCTGCTTTCTCAGGCACCAGAACCGAAATCCTCGGGAGGGACCGCGGGAGCCCGGGGCGTGCAGACAGGCGGCTTTCACAGACGCAGCGGGAGGAAGGATCCCTCTACTGCTCCCTTTCCCGATTTGACCGTCTAGGGCCTTTGAGAGGACTTTCCTTTTGGGAACGCTTTTCTCAATTCGTGGCCTGTgggcaggctgggggtggggcgcCAAGACATCCGAGCGCGGCTTCCGCTTCTCCCTTTCCCTCACAGGCATGCTCTACGGAGGGTATGGGAGGCGAGGGCGCGTCTATGAGGGCCAGAGTCCGCGAAGAGAGTCCGGCCCTTAGGCCTTTGGTGTTGAAGAATCTGCTCCTCTGTCGGGTCAAGCCCCACTAGAAGTTAACACCTGTGGTCTCCAAACTTGCCTATTTTCCTGTCACGCAGTTCAAGCCAAGATTCAACTCGTcttgaatttttgtatttagagCCCCTACCTTCTCCACCGACTCCAGGGGCGCCCTCTGGCGGGAAGGGGCCTGGGGTAGGAGGGAACCTGAGGGAGCGGGTTACAAAGCAGAGAACAACGGGAGCTCAGCAGCCCCCTTTGAATTGCGAGGAAACCAAGACTGAGACGGGAGGTAACCGACCCTGTGAGGCCCGCGCTGCCGTGCTCCGCCGCGAATCCGCCAGACGCCCCCGTCGGAAGGGGCGGGAACACCCCCGGGGGCGCTCTAGGGCTCGTGCTGCTCTAAGGTAAGTTTCGCAGCTGCTCCTGATAATTAAAGGACAGATTCCCGAAGCATCCTTGTGGCTGCGCGGCTGTTTTCGCCCCAGGACCTGTGCAGCCTCATTCAGGTTTAGGTAGTCGAAACCTATAGCTCTTTCTGCCCCCTGTTCCCCCACAAATCTCAGTCCCAACAGTGGGAGCCCGTGGGCCTTGGGTGTTCGCGTTTCCCGCCGTCTTGACAGCAGCGCTGGGGTTCCCTCCTCCgctcctttcctcctctccaaCCTCCCACCACAGCCCGTCTCCCCCACATCCCCAACACTTGTCCCAGGCAGTTTCCGGTGGCCGCAGTATCAACCCCAGGCcattggggtgggggtgagggaaggGTGGAGGGGGAATCTCCGAGGCCCAAGGTTTTCTGGGACTTGAGGGAGGCTGAATTCTCCCTCACTGCCTAGGACTTGTGGTCTGAAGGTTGCAGACCGAGGCGATCCGCAGCGCCCTCTTCCGGCGGCCGTCTGGAGAACTGCAGCTTTAGAGCGGTCTCTGGCAAGCTTTGCTACTGGTTTCCGGCTAGGGAAAACTGGTAGTGGTCAGAGACTGGTAGTACATCATCCACGCATTCGCTCATTCTAACTGTCCGCCCGACCATATGTCAGGCTGTCTATCGGTCCACCCAAAGCCAATATAAGTTATGATTGACTCTTTGAATCACCCAGTCTCCTTGCACCTGCTATTTGAAAGAGCCCAGGTGTAGATCAGGGCTTGGAAGCTGCTCTTATGCCTAAAACCCTCTTTTAATTATGCTTTGCTTCGGAATCTTGTTATGCGAATGTCCTGTCCAAGTCAGAGGGCATTTGGAGGCATATTTGGTGACCAATGGAGTAGCTTGCACTTTCTGCATGTCCTTTCTGGAGGAGGCAGTGGCCCTATTAGCTCGACAGCCTGACACAAGGGGGTTCTGCCTTGT encodes:
- the NKX2-1 gene encoding homeobox protein Nkx-2.1 isoform X1, whose product is MWSGGSGKARGWEAAAGGRSSPGRLSRRRIMSMSPKHTTPFSVSDILSPLEESYKKVGMEGGGLGAPLAAYRQGQAAPPAAAMQQHAVGHHGAVTAAYHMTAAGVPQLSHSAVGGYCNGNLGNMSELPPYQDTMRNSASGPGWYGANPDPRFPAISRFMGPASGMNMSGMGGLGSLGDVSKNMAPLPSAPRRKRRVLFSQAQVYELERRFKQQKYLSAPEREHLASMIHLTPTQVKIWFQNHRYKMKRQAKDKAAQQQLQQDSGGGGGGGGAGCPQQQQAQQQSPRRVAVPVLVKDGKPCQAGAPAPGAASLQGHAQQQAQQQAQAAQAAAAAISVGSGGAGLGAHPGHQPGSAGQSPDLAHHAASPAALQGQVSSLSHLNSSGSDYGTMSCSTLLYGRTW
- the NKX2-1 gene encoding homeobox protein Nkx-2.1 isoform X2 → MSMSPKHTTPFSVSDILSPLEESYKKVGMEGGGLGAPLAAYRQGQAAPPAAAMQQHAVGHHGAVTAAYHMTAAGVPQLSHSAVGGYCNGNLGNMSELPPYQDTMRNSASGPGWYGANPDPRFPAISRFMGPASGMNMSGMGGLGSLGDVSKNMAPLPSAPRRKRRVLFSQAQVYELERRFKQQKYLSAPEREHLASMIHLTPTQVKIWFQNHRYKMKRQAKDKAAQQQLQQDSGGGGGGGGAGCPQQQQAQQQSPRRVAVPVLVKDGKPCQAGAPAPGAASLQGHAQQQAQQQAQAAQAAAAAISVGSGGAGLGAHPGHQPGSAGQSPDLAHHAASPAALQGQVSSLSHLNSSGSDYGTMSCSTLLYGRTW